Proteins encoded within one genomic window of Pseudomonas cannabina:
- a CDS encoding substrate-binding periplasmic protein has protein sequence MKRLAVIINGQLRSAAVGVCLLLLLLTGSQCFAAQVVRLAAVHFPPYMVRPEKGEDTGLLPRLIAALNAAQDDYQFVMIPTSVARRFRDFTEGRFDIAIFENPDWGWKDIPHETVDMGLEDAEVYVARRAEGREQDYFDTLSGKRLAVFSGYHYGFANFNTDQKFLNEHFNITSTYSHDSNLLMVVRGRVDIAPVTRSYLIDFMAHNKDEAGQLMVSDRVDQIYRQYALLRPNGNIDVAHFTVLLEQLRSAGTLADIFQPLHIKVLPMSTSSAVQ, from the coding sequence ATGAAAAGACTTGCAGTGATAATCAATGGGCAACTGCGCAGCGCGGCAGTGGGCGTCTGTCTGCTGCTCTTGCTGTTGACGGGTTCGCAGTGTTTCGCAGCGCAAGTGGTGCGTTTGGCTGCGGTGCATTTCCCGCCATATATGGTGCGTCCCGAAAAAGGTGAAGACACCGGTCTGTTGCCGCGCCTGATCGCCGCCTTGAACGCTGCGCAGGATGATTACCAGTTCGTGATGATCCCGACCTCAGTGGCACGGCGCTTTCGCGATTTTACTGAAGGCCGTTTCGACATCGCGATCTTTGAAAACCCTGACTGGGGCTGGAAAGACATTCCCCATGAAACCGTCGACATGGGCCTTGAAGATGCCGAGGTGTACGTGGCCCGGCGGGCGGAAGGTCGTGAACAGGACTATTTCGACACGCTGTCCGGAAAGCGCCTGGCCGTGTTTTCCGGGTATCACTACGGTTTTGCCAACTTCAATACCGATCAGAAGTTTCTGAACGAGCACTTCAATATTACCTCGACCTACTCTCACGACAGTAATCTGCTGATGGTCGTGCGCGGGCGAGTGGATATTGCGCCAGTGACCCGTTCCTATCTGATTGACTTCATGGCCCATAACAAGGACGAAGCCGGACAATTGATGGTGTCCGACCGTGTTGACCAGATTTATCGGCAATATGCCTTATTGCGCCCCAACGGCAATATCGACGTCGCGCACTTCACCGTATTGCTGGAGCAGCTGCGCAGTGCGGGAACGCTGGCGGATATCTTTCAGCCGTTGCATATCAAGGTACTGCCGATGAGTACCAGCTCTGCTGTGCAATAA
- a CDS encoding ABC transporter transmembrane domain-containing protein, which yields MISRVSGRQRQAIRLAASFIAPYRWQALGALLALVITAGITLSIGQGIRLMIDQGFMTRSAQLLERSIGLFMLLTVGLAIGTFARFYLVSWIGERVVADLRKKVFDHLIELHPGFYENNRSSEIQSRLTADTTLLQSVIGSSLSMFLRNALMVIGGIVLLFITNPKLTSIVVVALPLIIAPILMFGRRVRTLSRESQDRVANVGSYVAEALGQIKTVQAYNHQQQDKQRFSQTVEQAFDTARKRILQRSWLITLVIVLVLGAVAVMLWVGGMDVINGRISSGELAAFVFYALVVGMAFGTLNEVIGELQRAAGAAERIGELLQARNEIRAPKTDLLILPQRISGRLALENVSFAYPSRPERNAVDNLTLSVEPGETLALVGPSGAGKSTIFDLLLRFYDPVQGRILIEGMACAQLDPHDLRRCFALVSQSPALFFGSVEDNIRYGNANASFEQVEAAARIAHAHEFILEMADGYRTHLGEGGLGLSGGQRQRLAIARALLVDAPVLLLDEATSALDAQSEHLIQQALPSLMQGRTTLVIAHRLATVQNADRIAVMDQGRLVAVGTHRQLIDSNPLYARLAALQFNADKE from the coding sequence ATGATTTCACGGGTTTCCGGGCGTCAGCGCCAGGCCATACGTCTGGCCGCAAGCTTCATTGCTCCGTATCGCTGGCAGGCACTGGGTGCCTTGTTGGCGCTGGTCATCACCGCCGGCATTACACTGTCGATCGGGCAGGGCATCAGACTGATGATCGACCAAGGCTTCATGACCCGTTCTGCGCAACTGCTCGAACGCTCGATCGGGCTGTTCATGCTGTTGACGGTCGGCCTGGCCATCGGGACATTTGCCCGCTTCTACCTCGTGTCGTGGATCGGCGAGCGTGTGGTCGCAGACTTGCGCAAGAAAGTCTTCGACCACCTGATCGAGTTGCATCCGGGCTTCTATGAAAACAACCGCAGCTCGGAAATTCAGTCGCGATTGACCGCCGATACCACCTTGTTGCAATCGGTCATCGGTTCATCGCTGTCGATGTTTCTGCGCAATGCGTTGATGGTGATTGGCGGCATCGTGTTGCTGTTCATCACCAACCCCAAGCTGACCAGTATCGTGGTGGTGGCCCTGCCGCTGATCATCGCGCCCATCCTCATGTTTGGTCGCCGGGTGCGCACCCTGTCGCGCGAAAGTCAGGACCGGGTCGCCAACGTTGGCAGCTATGTGGCCGAGGCGTTGGGGCAGATCAAGACGGTTCAGGCCTACAACCATCAGCAGCAGGACAAACAGCGCTTTTCGCAGACCGTCGAACAGGCCTTTGACACCGCACGCAAACGGATTTTGCAACGTTCCTGGCTGATTACGCTGGTCATCGTTCTGGTGCTGGGGGCGGTGGCCGTGATGTTGTGGGTGGGCGGCATGGACGTGATCAACGGCCGCATCTCCAGTGGCGAACTGGCGGCGTTCGTGTTTTATGCGCTGGTGGTAGGCATGGCGTTTGGCACCTTGAACGAAGTGATCGGTGAGTTGCAGCGCGCCGCAGGTGCCGCCGAGCGTATCGGTGAACTGCTCCAGGCACGCAACGAAATCCGCGCGCCGAAGACCGATCTGCTGATCCTGCCGCAGCGTATCAGTGGACGTCTGGCGCTGGAGAACGTCAGCTTCGCTTACCCTTCGCGACCGGAGCGCAACGCCGTCGACAACCTGACCCTGAGCGTGGAGCCCGGCGAGACGCTGGCGCTGGTCGGGCCGTCCGGGGCGGGCAAATCAACGATCTTCGACCTGCTGCTGCGCTTTTATGATCCAGTGCAAGGGCGGATTCTGATCGAAGGCATGGCCTGCGCACAGCTTGATCCTCATGACCTGCGTCGCTGTTTCGCGCTGGTCTCGCAATCACCAGCCCTGTTTTTTGGCAGCGTCGAGGACAACATCCGCTACGGCAACGCGAATGCCAGTTTCGAGCAGGTAGAAGCCGCCGCCAGAATCGCCCATGCCCACGAGTTCATCCTGGAAATGGCCGATGGCTATCGCACCCATCTGGGCGAAGGCGGGCTGGGGCTGTCGGGCGGGCAGCGGCAACGTCTGGCGATTGCCCGGGCATTGTTGGTCGACGCGCCGGTGCTGTTACTGGATGAAGCGACCAGTGCGCTGGATGCACAGAGTGAGCACTTGATTCAGCAAGCCCTGCCAAGCCTGATGCAGGGCCGCACCACGCTGGTGATTGCGCATCGTCTGGCCACGGTACAGAACGCCGACCGCATTGCCGTCATGGATCAGGGGCGCTTGGTGGCAGTGGGTACGCATCGGCAGTTGATCGACAGTAACCCGCTGTACGCGCGCCTGGCGGCGTTGCAGTTCAACGCTGACAAGGAGTGA
- a CDS encoding PA1571 family protein, with protein sequence MSLHERSTEVQVVRATPGLPVGGAILDEDGQEVLITEEMVQAACQECDKNWVTPEK encoded by the coding sequence ATGAGCCTGCACGAGCGCAGCACCGAAGTTCAAGTCGTACGAGCCACGCCCGGTCTTCCGGTTGGCGGTGCCATTCTCGACGAGGATGGGCAAGAAGTACTGATCACCGAAGAAATGGTTCAGGCAGCCTGTCAGGAATGCGACAAGAACTGGGTAACACCGGAAAAATAA
- the pdxB gene encoding 4-phosphoerythronate dehydrogenase PdxB, whose amino-acid sequence MRIVADENIPLLDAFFADFGDIRRLPGRSIDRAAVADADILLVRSVTPVTREMLEGSPVRFVGTCTIGTDHLDLAWLQQAGIHWCSAPGCNARGVVDYVLGSLLTLAEIEGVDLRQRTYGVVGAGQVGGRLVTVLKALGWNVLVCDPPRASAEGEGFVSLDEIIRRCDVISLHTPLTSTGELPTWHLFDEARLRQLRQGAWLINASRGAVVDNAALHDVLLDREDLQAVLDVWEGEPQVNVALADLCVIGTPHIAGYSLDGRQRGTAQIYQALCAFLGQPPLISLDTLLPRPWLAQVSLDADTDPMWALTVLCRGVYDPRRDDADFRRSLTGDTVSQRLAFDALRKHYPPRREIDALKVRLEGESEALAQIVTALGAVRV is encoded by the coding sequence ATGCGCATTGTTGCTGACGAAAACATCCCCCTGCTTGACGCATTTTTTGCTGATTTCGGCGACATACGTCGCTTGCCCGGCCGCTCCATCGACCGTGCAGCGGTGGCGGACGCCGACATCCTGCTGGTGCGCTCGGTCACGCCGGTGACCCGCGAAATGCTTGAAGGCAGCCCGGTACGATTCGTCGGCACCTGCACCATCGGCACCGATCACCTGGACCTCGCCTGGCTTCAGCAAGCCGGCATTCATTGGTGCAGCGCGCCGGGCTGCAATGCGCGTGGCGTGGTCGATTATGTGCTCGGCAGCCTGCTGACCCTGGCCGAGATCGAAGGTGTCGATCTCCGGCAGCGTACCTACGGCGTCGTCGGGGCAGGGCAGGTTGGGGGGCGTCTGGTGACCGTGCTCAAGGCGCTGGGCTGGAATGTGCTGGTGTGCGATCCACCCCGTGCGTCGGCCGAAGGAGAAGGGTTTGTCAGCCTCGACGAAATCATCCGGCGCTGCGACGTCATCAGCCTGCACACGCCGCTGACCAGCACCGGCGAGCTGCCTACCTGGCACCTGTTTGACGAAGCGCGTCTGCGTCAGCTCAGGCAGGGTGCCTGGCTGATCAATGCCAGCCGTGGCGCAGTGGTGGATAACGCCGCGCTGCATGACGTGCTGCTCGATCGTGAAGACCTGCAGGCCGTACTGGATGTCTGGGAGGGTGAGCCGCAGGTCAATGTCGCGCTGGCCGATCTGTGTGTAATCGGCACGCCGCACATTGCCGGTTACAGCCTTGACGGTCGGCAGCGTGGTACCGCCCAGATCTATCAGGCGTTGTGCGCCTTTCTCGGCCAGCCGCCGCTGATCAGCCTCGACACGCTGCTGCCCCGGCCCTGGCTGGCGCAGGTCAGCCTCGATGCCGACACCGATCCGATGTGGGCCCTGACTGTGTTGTGTCGTGGTGTGTATGACCCTCGCCGCGATGATGCGGATTTTCGTCGCAGCCTGACCGGTGACACGGTCAGTCAGCGCCTGGCCTTCGACGCCTTGCGCAAACACTATCCGCCACGCCGGGAAATCGACGCGCTGAAGGTTCGGCTTGAGGGAGAGTCCGAAGCACTGGCGCAGATCGTCACGGCCCTGGGGGCGGTGCGGGTCTGA
- the rlmM gene encoding 23S rRNA (cytidine(2498)-2'-O)-methyltransferase RlmM: protein MNTLFMHCRPGFEGEVCSEIADHAARLDVAGYAKARPDTACAEFICTDADGPERLMSGQRFDKLIFPRQWARGLFLDLPETDRISVILAQLSAFPTCGSVWLEVVDTNDGKELSNFCKKFEAPLRKALSQAGKLVDDPRKPRLLLTFKSGREVFLGMADADNSAMWPMGIPRLKFPREAPSRSTLKLEEAWHHFIPRDQWDERLSGDMTGVDLGAAPGGWTYQLVRRGMLVTAIDNGPMAESLMDTGLVQHLMADGFTYKPRQPVDWMVCDIVEKPARNAALLETWLGEGLCREAVVNLKLPMKQRYAEVRRLLDRIEEGFQARGVRVSIGCKQLYHDREEVTCHLRRLDVAKAAKR, encoded by the coding sequence ATGAATACGCTGTTTATGCATTGCCGACCCGGTTTTGAAGGGGAAGTCTGTTCGGAAATCGCTGACCATGCCGCGCGTCTTGATGTTGCCGGTTACGCCAAGGCACGACCCGACACCGCTTGCGCCGAATTTATCTGCACGGACGCTGACGGGCCTGAGCGGCTGATGAGCGGCCAGCGCTTCGACAAGCTGATTTTCCCTCGGCAGTGGGCACGAGGCTTGTTCCTCGACCTGCCGGAAACCGACCGCATCAGCGTGATCCTCGCCCAGCTATCGGCGTTTCCAACCTGCGGCAGCGTGTGGCTGGAGGTGGTGGACACCAACGATGGCAAAGAGCTGTCGAATTTTTGCAAGAAGTTCGAGGCGCCGTTGCGCAAGGCTCTGAGCCAGGCGGGCAAGCTGGTCGATGATCCTCGCAAGCCGCGTTTGCTGTTGACCTTCAAGAGTGGCCGCGAAGTGTTTCTCGGCATGGCTGACGCCGACAACTCGGCAATGTGGCCGATGGGCATCCCGCGTCTGAAGTTTCCCCGCGAGGCACCGAGCCGCTCGACCCTCAAGCTGGAAGAAGCGTGGCACCATTTCATTCCCCGAGATCAATGGGATGAACGTCTTTCCGGTGACATGACCGGCGTGGACCTGGGCGCCGCGCCCGGTGGCTGGACCTACCAGTTGGTGCGCCGTGGCATGCTGGTGACGGCCATCGATAACGGCCCCATGGCCGAAAGTCTGATGGACACCGGACTGGTGCAGCATCTGATGGCCGACGGCTTCACCTACAAGCCTCGTCAGCCGGTGGACTGGATGGTGTGCGACATCGTCGAAAAGCCTGCCCGCAATGCAGCACTGCTGGAAACCTGGCTGGGCGAAGGCTTGTGCCGCGAAGCGGTGGTCAACCTGAAACTGCCGATGAAACAGCGCTACGCTGAAGTGCGTCGTTTGCTCGACCGCATCGAAGAAGGCTTTCAGGCGCGCGGCGTGCGAGTCTCGATCGGCTGCAAACAGCTCTACCACGACCGCGAAGAAGTCACCTGCCACCTGCGCCGGCTGGACGTGGCCAAAGCCGCGAAGCGGTGA
- a CDS encoding pyrimidine/purine nucleoside phosphorylase has protein sequence MFKVNEYFDGTVKSIAFSQAEGQATIGVMAAGEYEFGTAQREIMHVISGELNVKLPDSSDWETFSTGSQFKVPANSKFQLKVSVDTAYLCEYR, from the coding sequence ATGTTCAAGGTCAACGAGTACTTCGACGGCACCGTCAAATCCATCGCCTTCAGCCAGGCCGAAGGTCAGGCAACCATCGGCGTCATGGCCGCGGGCGAATATGAGTTCGGCACTGCACAGCGGGAAATCATGCACGTTATTTCCGGTGAGCTGAATGTGAAACTGCCTGACAGCAGCGACTGGGAGACTTTCTCCACCGGCAGCCAGTTCAAGGTACCGGCAAACAGCAAGTTCCAGCTCAAGGTCAGCGTCGATACCGCTTACCTGTGTGAATATCGCTGA
- the eat gene encoding ethanolamine permease, translating to MSTQLKPTLGTLHLWGIAVGLVISGEYFGWSYGWGVAGTLGFLVTALMVATMYTCFIFSFTELTTAIPHAGGPFAYSRRAFGEKGGLIAGMATLIEFVFAPPAIAMAIGAYLNVQYPGLDPKHAAVGAYIVFMALNIVGVKLAATFELVVCILAVAELLVFMGVVAPAFSFSNFALNGWAGSQTFGPEAIAGMFAAIPFAIWFFLAIEGAAMAAEEAKDPKRTIPKAYISGIITLVVLALGVMLFAGGVGDWRTLANINDPLPQAMKAVVGDSSGWLHMLVWIGLFGLVASLHGIIMGYSRQFFALARAGYLPASLAKLSRFQTPHRAIIAGGLIGIAAIYSDGLINLSGMTLTAAMITMAVFGAIVMYIMSMLSLFKLRKTEPKLERTFRAPGYPVVPGIALVLAVVCLVAMAWFNLLIGLIFLGLMAIGFIYFSLTARSRAEAPADAMLTGR from the coding sequence ATGAGTACTCAACTCAAGCCTACGCTTGGCACGCTTCATCTATGGGGGATTGCGGTCGGGCTGGTGATCTCCGGCGAATACTTCGGCTGGAGCTACGGCTGGGGCGTGGCGGGTACGCTGGGCTTTTTGGTAACAGCCCTGATGGTCGCGACCATGTACACCTGCTTCATCTTCAGCTTTACCGAACTGACCACCGCGATCCCTCACGCCGGTGGCCCGTTCGCTTATAGTCGCCGTGCCTTTGGCGAGAAAGGCGGGCTGATCGCCGGTATGGCGACGCTGATCGAATTCGTCTTCGCGCCACCGGCCATCGCCATGGCCATCGGTGCCTATCTCAATGTTCAGTATCCGGGTCTGGACCCCAAGCACGCCGCCGTCGGAGCCTATATCGTATTCATGGCGCTCAATATCGTTGGCGTGAAACTGGCCGCAACCTTTGAACTGGTGGTGTGCATTCTGGCGGTTGCCGAGTTGCTGGTGTTCATGGGCGTGGTCGCGCCGGCCTTCAGCTTCAGCAATTTCGCCCTCAATGGCTGGGCGGGTTCGCAGACGTTCGGGCCTGAAGCGATTGCCGGCATGTTCGCGGCGATTCCATTCGCGATCTGGTTCTTTCTGGCCATCGAAGGTGCCGCCATGGCGGCTGAAGAAGCCAAGGACCCGAAACGTACCATCCCGAAAGCGTACATCAGCGGGATCATCACCCTCGTGGTGCTGGCCCTCGGCGTGATGCTGTTTGCCGGTGGCGTGGGCGACTGGCGCACCCTGGCCAACATCAACGACCCGCTGCCGCAAGCCATGAAGGCAGTGGTCGGTGACAGCTCCGGCTGGCTGCACATGCTGGTGTGGATTGGCCTGTTTGGCCTGGTTGCCAGCCTCCACGGCATCATCATGGGCTACTCGCGCCAGTTCTTCGCCCTCGCCCGCGCCGGCTACCTGCCTGCCTCGCTGGCCAAACTGTCACGCTTTCAGACACCACACCGGGCGATCATTGCCGGCGGCCTGATCGGCATCGCCGCGATTTACAGCGATGGCCTGATCAACCTGAGCGGCATGACCTTGACGGCTGCGATGATTACCATGGCCGTGTTCGGCGCAATCGTCATGTACATCATGAGCATGCTCAGCCTGTTCAAACTGCGCAAAACCGAGCCTAAGCTGGAGCGCACGTTCCGCGCTCCGGGCTACCCGGTGGTGCCTGGCATTGCCCTGGTTCTGGCGGTGGTGTGCCTGGTGGCAATGGCCTGGTTCAATTTGCTGATAGGCCTGATTTTTCTGGGCCTGATGGCGATCGGCTTCATCTACTTCAGCCTGACCGCCCGCTCGCGCGCCGAGGCTCCGGCCGATGCGATGCTGACTGGCCGATAA
- the tusA gene encoding sulfurtransferase TusA — MSESVENLTVDAVLDATGLNCPEPVMMLHQKVRDLPAGGLLKVIATDPSTRRDIPKFCVFLGHDLVEERAEAETFLYWIRKKSD; from the coding sequence ATGTCTGAATCCGTTGAAAACCTCACCGTCGATGCCGTGCTGGACGCCACCGGGCTGAACTGCCCGGAACCGGTGATGATGCTGCACCAGAAAGTTCGCGACCTGCCCGCAGGCGGACTGCTCAAGGTTATCGCGACCGATCCTTCCACGCGTCGTGACATCCCCAAGTTCTGCGTCTTCCTCGGCCACGATCTGGTCGAAGAGCGGGCAGAGGCAGAAACCTTTCTGTACTGGATTCGCAAGAAGTCCGACTGA
- the acnA gene encoding aconitate hydratase AcnA, with product MPSLDSLKSLKTLEIDNKTYHYFSLPDAARSLGNIDKLPMSLKVLLENLLRWEDNKTVTGNDLKAIADWLTERRSDREIQYRPARVLMQDFTGVPAVVDLAAMRAAVAKAGGDPQRINPLSPVDLVIDHSVMVDKFGDPAAFEQNVDIEMQRNGERYAFLRWGQSAFDNFSVVPPGTGICHQVNLEYLGRTVWTKEEDGRTYAFPDTLVGTDSHTTMINGLGVLGWGAGGIEAEAAMLGQPVSMLIPEVIGFRLTGKLKEGITATDLVLTVTQMLRKKGVVGKFVEFYGDGLADLPLADRATIANMAPEYGATCGFFPVDEVTLDYLRLSGRPDETVKLVEAYCKAQGLWRLSGQEPVFTDSLELDIGTVEASLAGPKRPQDRVALPNVAQAFNDFLGLQVKPAKVEEGRLESEGGGGVAVGNDAQVSGESQYEYNGQTYHLKDGAVVIAAITSCTNTSNPSVMMAAGLVAKKAVEKGLQRKPWVKSSLAPGSKVVTDYYEAAGLTQYLDALGFNLVGYGCTTCIGNSGPLLEPIEKAIQTSDLTVASVLSGNRNFEGRVHPLVKTNWLASPPLVVAYALAGSVRIDISSEPLGVGSDGKPVYLRDIWPSQKEIADAVASVNTGMFHKEYAEVFAGDEQWQAIEVPQAATYVWQDDSTYIQHPPFFDGIDGPLPVIQDVENARVLALLGDSVTTDHISPAGNIKADSPAGRYLQEKGVKSQDFNSYGSRRGNHEVMMRGTFANIRIRNEMPGGEEGGNTVHVPSGEKMAIYDAAMRYQTEGTPLVIVAGLEYGTGSSRDWAAKGTNLLGVKAVIAESFERIHRSNLVGMGVLPLQFKNSQTRKTLALTGKETLKITGLTNADVQPGMSLTLHIEREDGSKETVDVLCRIDTLNEVEYFKSGGILHYVLRQLIAS from the coding sequence ATGCCCTCCCTCGATAGCCTGAAGAGCCTGAAAACGCTCGAAATCGACAACAAGACCTACCACTACTTCAGCCTGCCCGATGCGGCTCGCTCGCTCGGCAATATCGACAAGCTGCCCATGTCGCTCAAAGTGCTGCTGGAAAACCTGCTGCGCTGGGAAGACAACAAGACCGTGACCGGCAACGACCTCAAGGCCATCGCCGACTGGTTGACCGAGCGCCGTTCGGACCGGGAAATTCAATACCGCCCTGCCCGGGTGCTGATGCAGGACTTCACCGGCGTGCCTGCAGTGGTCGATCTGGCCGCCATGCGTGCTGCCGTGGCCAAGGCTGGCGGCGACCCGCAGCGTATCAACCCGCTGTCGCCGGTAGACCTGGTGATCGACCACTCGGTCATGGTCGACAAGTTCGGCGACCCGGCGGCTTTCGAGCAGAACGTCGACATCGAGATGCAGCGCAACGGCGAGCGCTACGCGTTTCTGCGCTGGGGCCAGAGCGCCTTCGATAACTTCAGCGTGGTGCCGCCTGGCACCGGCATCTGCCACCAGGTCAACCTCGAGTACCTGGGCCGCACGGTCTGGACCAAAGAAGAAGACGGCCGCACCTACGCGTTTCCCGACACGCTGGTCGGCACAGACTCGCATACCACGATGATCAACGGCCTCGGCGTATTGGGCTGGGGCGCGGGCGGGATCGAGGCCGAAGCGGCCATGCTCGGCCAGCCGGTCTCGATGCTGATCCCGGAAGTGATCGGTTTCCGGCTGACTGGCAAACTGAAAGAAGGCATCACCGCCACCGATCTGGTGCTGACCGTGACCCAGATGCTGCGCAAGAAAGGCGTGGTCGGCAAGTTCGTCGAGTTCTACGGTGACGGTCTGGCCGATCTGCCGCTGGCCGACCGGGCGACCATCGCCAACATGGCACCGGAATATGGCGCGACCTGCGGCTTCTTCCCGGTCGACGAGGTAACGCTGGATTACCTGCGCCTGTCCGGGCGTCCCGATGAGACCGTCAAGCTGGTCGAAGCCTATTGCAAGGCGCAAGGCCTGTGGCGTCTGTCCGGCCAGGAGCCAGTGTTCACCGACAGTCTGGAACTGGACATTGGCACGGTAGAGGCCAGCCTCGCCGGGCCGAAACGCCCGCAAGACCGCGTGGCGTTGCCGAATGTCGCTCAGGCGTTCAACGACTTTCTGGGGTTGCAGGTCAAGCCTGCCAAGGTCGAAGAGGGCCGTCTGGAAAGTGAAGGCGGCGGTGGCGTGGCGGTCGGTAACGATGCGCAGGTCAGCGGCGAAAGCCAATATGAGTACAACGGGCAGACTTATCACCTGAAAGACGGCGCGGTGGTGATCGCAGCGATAACGTCCTGCACCAACACGTCAAACCCCAGCGTCATGATGGCGGCCGGGCTGGTGGCGAAAAAAGCGGTCGAAAAAGGCCTGCAACGCAAGCCCTGGGTAAAGAGCTCGCTGGCACCCGGCTCCAAAGTTGTGACCGATTACTACGAAGCGGCAGGTCTGACCCAGTACCTTGATGCCTTGGGCTTCAACCTGGTGGGTTATGGCTGCACCACCTGCATTGGTAACTCCGGCCCGCTGCTGGAGCCTATCGAAAAAGCTATTCAGACGTCAGACCTGACCGTGGCGTCGGTGCTGTCGGGCAACCGCAATTTCGAGGGCCGGGTTCACCCACTGGTCAAGACCAACTGGCTGGCCTCGCCGCCGCTGGTGGTGGCCTATGCCTTGGCAGGTTCGGTGCGCATCGACATCAGCAGCGAGCCACTGGGCGTAGGCTCGGACGGCAAGCCTGTCTATCTGCGTGACATCTGGCCCAGCCAGAAAGAGATCGCCGACGCGGTCGCCAGCGTCAACACCGGCATGTTCCACAAGGAATACGCCGAGGTGTTTGCCGGTGACGAGCAATGGCAAGCCATCGAAGTGCCGCAGGCCGCCACTTATGTGTGGCAGGACGACTCGACGTACATTCAGCATCCGCCGTTCTTCGATGGCATCGACGGCCCGTTGCCAGTCATTCAGGACGTGGAAAATGCGCGCGTCCTCGCCCTGCTGGGAGACTCGGTCACCACCGACCACATCTCGCCGGCCGGCAACATCAAGGCGGACAGCCCGGCCGGCCGTTACCTGCAGGAGAAAGGCGTCAAGTCGCAGGACTTCAACTCCTATGGCTCGCGTCGCGGCAACCATGAAGTGATGATGCGCGGCACCTTTGCCAACATTCGTATTCGCAACGAAATGCCCGGCGGCGAAGAAGGCGGCAATACCGTGCACGTGCCCTCCGGCGAGAAGATGGCGATCTACGACGCCGCGATGCGCTATCAGACCGAGGGCACACCGCTGGTGATTGTCGCGGGTCTGGAGTACGGCACGGGTTCCAGTCGCGACTGGGCTGCCAAAGGTACCAACCTGCTGGGCGTCAAAGCGGTCATTGCCGAAAGCTTCGAGCGGATCCACCGCTCCAATCTGGTGGGCATGGGGGTTCTGCCGTTGCAGTTCAAGAACAGCCAGACGCGCAAGACCCTGGCTCTGACCGGCAAGGAAACCCTGAAAATCACCGGGCTGACCAACGCCGACGTGCAGCCGGGCATGAGCCTGACCCTGCACATCGAGCGCGAGGACGGCAGCAAAGAGACCGTCGACGTGTTGTGCCGCATCGACACGCTCAACGAGGTGGAGTACTTCAAGTCTGGTGGCATTCTGCATTATGTGTTGCGACAGCTGATTGCTTCCTGA
- a CDS encoding DUF2897 family protein, whose translation MPWYAWLILLVAIGSIVGGLMMLRDTAKKLPLTEEQLKRVHERNAEMDAKDARDR comes from the coding sequence ATGCCCTGGTATGCCTGGTTAATTCTGCTCGTAGCCATCGGCTCGATTGTCGGCGGTCTGATGATGCTGCGCGACACAGCCAAGAAACTGCCCCTGACCGAAGAACAGCTCAAGCGTGTTCATGAGCGCAATGCGGAAATGGACGCCAAGGACGCCAGAGACCGCTGA